In the Methylophilus sp. 5 genome, one interval contains:
- the cysN gene encoding sulfate adenylyltransferase subunit CysN: MTTQHNDSLLRFMTCGSVDDGKSTLIGRLLYDTKTILADTLNNIARTSQKRGMEAVDLSLLTDGLQAEREQGITIDVAYRYFSTGTRKYIIADAPGHEQYTRNMVTAASTANLAIILIDARKGVLTQTRRHSYLAHLVGIPHIVVAVNKMDLVNYDQATYEKIKADYIAFASEIGLAQARDIKFMPMSALNGDMLVDRLDNMNWYQGETLLDILEAAPAAHSDQAEAFRFPVQFVCRPHDSANPELHDFRGFMGRVESGSIAVGDAVTVLPNGYQSKVKAIQLGSEQLQSAQTEQSITLLLEDEIDTSRGDMIVKTSEAPEAVKQIEAHVCWLSETPLSPARTYIVRHTTRESKAKIGSIQYKVDVNTLEQQATADLKMNDIARVTFKLAQPLMVDSYDKNRATGAFIVIDESSNNTVGAGMIV, from the coding sequence ATGACAACTCAACATAACGACTCTTTGCTGCGCTTTATGACCTGCGGCAGCGTGGATGATGGCAAAAGTACCTTAATTGGCCGCTTGCTGTATGACACCAAAACCATTTTGGCCGATACGCTGAACAATATTGCGCGCACCTCACAAAAGCGCGGCATGGAAGCAGTCGACTTGTCACTGCTAACCGACGGCCTGCAAGCTGAACGCGAACAAGGCATTACCATCGACGTGGCCTACCGCTACTTTAGCACCGGCACCCGTAAATACATCATTGCCGATGCGCCTGGCCATGAGCAATACACACGCAATATGGTGACTGCGGCCTCAACCGCTAACCTGGCGATCATCCTGATTGATGCGCGTAAAGGCGTGTTGACGCAAACACGCCGCCACAGCTATCTGGCGCATCTGGTTGGGATTCCGCATATCGTGGTCGCCGTGAACAAGATGGATCTGGTGAACTATGACCAGGCCACTTATGAAAAAATTAAAGCAGACTACATCGCTTTTGCCAGCGAAATTGGCCTGGCGCAAGCGCGCGACATCAAATTCATGCCCATGTCTGCGCTCAATGGCGACATGCTGGTAGATCGCCTGGACAACATGAACTGGTATCAGGGCGAAACCTTGCTCGATATTCTGGAAGCCGCGCCTGCTGCCCACAGCGATCAGGCTGAGGCCTTCCGCTTCCCAGTGCAATTTGTCTGCCGTCCACATGACTCTGCCAATCCAGAGTTGCATGACTTCCGTGGCTTTATGGGCCGCGTTGAGTCTGGCTCAATTGCCGTGGGTGATGCCGTCACGGTGTTGCCAAATGGCTATCAGTCAAAAGTAAAAGCGATTCAACTCGGCAGCGAGCAACTGCAAAGTGCGCAAACAGAGCAAAGCATCACGCTATTGCTAGAAGACGAAATTGACACCTCACGCGGTGACATGATCGTTAAAACCAGTGAAGCGCCAGAAGCAGTCAAGCAAATTGAAGCGCATGTATGCTGGCTGTCCGAGACACCGCTCTCCCCGGCCCGTACTTATATCGTGCGCCACACCACGCGTGAATCTAAAGCCAAAATTGGCAGCATTCAATACAAAGTGGATGTGAATACCTTAGAGCAACAAGCAACAGCCGACCTCAAAATGAATGATATCGCGCGCGTCACCTTTAAACTGGCGCAACCACTGATGGTTGACAGCTACGACAAAAACCGCGCCACAGGGGCTTTTATCGTCATTGACGAAAGCAGCAACAACACCGTTGGCGCTGGCATGATTGTTTGA
- the fdxA gene encoding ferredoxin FdxA: protein MTYVVTENCIQCKFTDCVDVCPVDCFVEGPNFLAINPDECIDCTLCVAECPAEAIFSEDDVPADQQHFIALNARLSTVWPTITARKDPLPDADAMNGKTGKTELLVE from the coding sequence ATGACTTATGTAGTAACCGAAAATTGTATTCAGTGCAAATTCACCGACTGCGTTGATGTATGCCCGGTAGATTGCTTTGTTGAAGGCCCTAACTTTCTGGCCATTAACCCTGACGAGTGCATTGACTGCACCCTGTGCGTTGCTGAGTGCCCTGCAGAAGCCATTTTCTCTGAAGACGACGTACCAGCTGATCAACAGCACTTTATCGCCCTCAACGCCCGCCTTTCAACCGTATGGCCCACCATCACGGCACGTAAAGACCCGCTGCCAGATGCAGATGCCATGAATGGCAAAACAGGCAAAACTGAGTTGCTGGTTGAATAA
- the rnhB gene encoding ribonuclease HII, protein MHMQRLCGIDEAGRGPLAGAVYAGAVILNPARPISGLADSKKLSEAKRDALAIEIKAHALAWGIASVSAQEIDQINILQASLLAMQRAYQAMLEQFGVHATLIQVDGNRTPTFELPCEAIVKGDSKVAEISAASILAKTARDASLLVLDAQYPQYGFAQHKGYPTALHLARLAEHGITPEHRRSYGPVKKLIL, encoded by the coding sequence ATGCATATGCAACGATTGTGCGGCATTGATGAAGCGGGCAGGGGGCCATTGGCTGGCGCAGTCTATGCCGGTGCAGTCATCCTGAATCCGGCGCGCCCTATTAGTGGCCTGGCCGACTCAAAAAAACTGTCCGAAGCCAAACGAGATGCGCTGGCAATTGAAATCAAGGCACACGCCTTGGCATGGGGCATTGCCAGCGTCAGCGCACAAGAAATCGACCAGATTAATATCTTGCAAGCCAGCTTGCTTGCCATGCAGCGTGCTTACCAAGCCATGCTTGAGCAGTTTGGTGTGCATGCAACCTTAATCCAGGTCGATGGTAACCGCACGCCAACCTTTGAGTTACCTTGTGAAGCCATTGTAAAAGGCGACAGCAAAGTGGCTGAAATCTCTGCAGCGTCCATCCTCGCTAAAACCGCCAGAGATGCCTCCTTGCTGGTATTAGATGCACAGTATCCGCAATATGGCTTTGCACAGCACAAAGGTTACCCCACCGCGCTACACCTGGCGCGCTTGGCAGAGCATGGCATCACGCCTGAGCATAGACGCAGCTATGGGCCAGTTAAAAAGCTGATTCTTTAA
- the lpxB gene encoding lipid-A-disaccharide synthase: MAKIAMVAGEASGDLLGYHLIQELKSLQPEVEIFGIAGPKMMGLGAQSLFPIERLSVRGYLEVLRHLWGLLKLRKQLYKHILKEQPDVFIGIDAPDFNFWLERKLKAKGIPTIHYVSPSIWAWRPNRIHKIKRAVSHMLALFPFEPSLYQQVGVPVTYIGHPLADALPMEPDVGLAREKLKLKKNQVVIAMLPGSRQSEVAFHAELLLETAIVFDRLMRENGQQVQFLVPLVTRETRDIFTSAWHQLLTQKPDTTIDLQIMFGHAHDAMTAADAVLVASGTATLEAALLKKPMVITYKMSNMSWRLLKRMRLQPYVGLPNILAGEFIVPELLQKEATPEQVAQTLYNLLADKTGLAILQEKYRHIHAQLKQNSAKKAAAVVKQFLQA, from the coding sequence ATGGCTAAGATTGCAATGGTGGCGGGAGAGGCCTCGGGAGACTTGCTGGGCTATCACCTCATTCAGGAGCTGAAGTCACTACAGCCTGAGGTTGAGATTTTTGGTATTGCTGGCCCTAAAATGATGGGCTTGGGTGCTCAGTCATTGTTCCCGATAGAGCGGCTGTCCGTGCGTGGTTATCTTGAGGTGCTCAGGCATTTGTGGGGCTTGTTAAAGCTGCGCAAGCAGCTTTATAAACACATCCTTAAAGAGCAACCTGACGTCTTTATAGGCATTGATGCGCCAGATTTTAATTTTTGGCTAGAACGTAAACTCAAAGCCAAAGGGATTCCGACGATTCATTACGTCAGCCCTTCCATCTGGGCCTGGCGTCCTAACCGAATTCATAAAATTAAACGCGCGGTGTCTCACATGCTGGCGCTGTTTCCATTTGAGCCTTCGCTTTATCAGCAAGTTGGCGTGCCTGTGACTTATATCGGTCATCCTTTGGCCGATGCGTTGCCGATGGAGCCCGATGTTGGCCTAGCCCGAGAAAAACTCAAATTGAAAAAAAATCAGGTGGTGATTGCCATGTTGCCTGGCAGTCGTCAGTCAGAAGTGGCGTTTCATGCAGAGCTACTGCTCGAAACTGCGATTGTATTTGACCGCCTGATGCGCGAAAACGGGCAACAAGTGCAGTTTCTGGTGCCGCTGGTCACGCGCGAAACACGTGATATTTTTACCAGTGCCTGGCATCAGCTCTTAACGCAAAAACCTGATACCACCATAGACCTGCAAATCATGTTTGGGCATGCCCATGATGCCATGACCGCGGCAGATGCCGTGTTAGTCGCATCTGGCACGGCAACGCTTGAGGCCGCCTTGCTTAAAAAACCGATGGTGATCACTTACAAAATGTCTAACATGAGCTGGCGCTTACTTAAACGCATGCGCTTGCAACCTTATGTTGGTTTGCCTAACATTTTGGCCGGCGAGTTTATTGTGCCCGAGCTACTGCAAAAAGAAGCGACGCCTGAGCAAGTGGCACAAACGCTATACAATTTGCTGGCAGATAAAACCGGCCTGGCCATCTTGCAAGAAAAATACCGCCACATTCATGCCCAGCTCAAACAAAACAGCGCGAAAAAAGCCGCCGCTGTGGTCAAGCAGTTTTTACAGGCCTAA